The following proteins are co-located in the Cryptococcus neoformans var. grubii H99 chromosome 1, complete sequence genome:
- a CDS encoding translation initiation factor IF-2, whose amino-acid sequence MPMALTFCRCCRGLRYPHSVSSARPFSSSLVPFTDVSGSFRLPVRDWSRQTSVNGSKDEDHQGSKKGKGGMRRKKDDSGRRIARSGESNKGYGLGGNAVGVYGADSKDPFTQGLSRWGLSADERGKKKVGFGIKHPRPVYQPAGLSSTQEDRSSRPHIQSTVASNMPLEEGGDDDVVPVKRSHGPKGRKGRSVSHSLLSRFRTDDQESDIPFQKHHRRDRQNQVPQPVAPRKAKAPKPKVISSRSEKEVYIPRTISTGNLAKIFGVKLFPLQAKMMQLDMSEDQRRSDYLLSAEEACNIAIEYGYNPIVDDEASFDIYPDPDPVDASEQPLRPPVITIMGHVDHGKTTLLDSLRHTSVAASEAGGITQHIGAFSVPVSSLLPHVDPSSAMSTITFLDTPGHAAFTAMRARGASVTDIIVLVVAADDGVMPQTKEVIELAKSEGDKIGLVVAINKCDKPEVDVQKVKSALGAEGIFLEEDGGDIPSVRVSALRKTGLDALVETLSTLAEIRDLRARRDGKAEGYVLESRVDKGRGNVASVLITKGALRTGASIVAGHTWCRVRQMQDDKGKPLREALPGTPVFVTGWKDLPSAGDELLEAKSGEDEAKKAVGNRKRDEERKRLLADVEQINAKRKEERQRLEAEAAAAAEAVETGKDISVNVHNKKPEFKTLNLLIKADVSGTVEAVVGSLEHIGNKEAGVKIIHTGVGEISESDVSLAEASGATIIGFNVTAPRAIQTIAKNANVSLQLESVIYRLIDKVRSDVASLLPPTVEYSVKGEATVLQLFSINLKRKQTVTIAGCRVNNGVIDRTEGVRVLRGPERKVVYEGSIETLKHLKKDVQEVRKGMECGIALEGFVDIREADEVVTVVKVEVPREL is encoded by the exons ATGCCCATGGCATTGACATTCTGTAGATGCTGCAGGGGACTTCGATATCCACATTCTGTCTCTTCAGCTAGACCGTTCTCTAGTAGTCTGGTGCCATTCACTGATGTCTCTGGCAGCTTTAGACTTCCTGTACGAGATTGGTCCCGGCAGACTTCTGTCAATGGGTCTAAGGATGAAGACCACCAAGGAtcaaagaaaggaaaaggaggtatgaggaggaaaaaggatgATTCAGGGCGACGAATAG CACGTAGCGGCGAATCAAACAAAGGATACGGACTAGGAGGCAATGCTGTAGGGGTCTACGGGGCCGATAGTAAAGACCCCTTTACGCAAGGTCTCTCGCGATGGGGGCTCTCTGCAGATGAAAGaggtaaaaaaaaagtggGCTTCGGTATCAAACACCCTCGTCCTGTATACCAACCTGCTGGGCTCTCTA GCACTCAAGAAGATCGTTCAAGTCGCCCTCATATTCAGTCAACCGTCGCAAGTAACATGCCTTTAGAAGAAGgcggggatgatgatgtagTGCCTGTAAAGCGCTCGCATGGCCCCAAGGGCCGGAAAGGCCGGTCGGTCTCTCACTCACTGCTCTCTCGTTTTCGGACCGACGATCAGGAGTCTGACATTCCATTCCAAAAGCACCATCGTCGTGACCGCCAAAATCAAGTTCCGCAACCAGTAGCGCCCCGTAAGGCCAAAGCACCGAAACCCAAAGTTATCTCCTCGCGTTCAGAGAAGGAGGTTTACATACCACGAACGATATCAACTGGTAATCTGGCGAAGATATTCGGCGTGAAGCTTTTTCCTCTACAAGCAAAGATGATGCAGCTAGACATGTCGGAAGACCAGAGGAGATCAGATTACCTGCTGAGCGCAGAGGAAGCATGCAATATAGCGATTGAATATGGGTATAACCCTAtcgtggatgatgaggctAGTTTCGACATCTACCCTGA TCCTGATCCAGTTGATGCGTCTGAGCAGCCCTTGAGACCTCCTGT GATTACCATTATGGGTCATGTCGATCACGGCAAAACCACGCTTTTGGACTCTCTTCGTCATACATCTGTTGCTGCCTCTGAAGCTGGCGGTATCACACAACATATTGGTGCATTCTCTGTACCTgtttcttcccttctcccccaTGTcgatccttcttccgctaTGTCTACTATCACTTTCCTCGATACTCCTGGCCATGCGGCATTCACTGCCATGAGAGCGCGGGGTGCGTCCGTCACTGACATCATCGTTCTCGTCGTGGCAGCAGATGACGGAGTCATGCCTCAAACAAAGGAGGTTATTGAACTTGCCAAGAGTGAAGGCGATAAAATAGGATTAGTTGTGGCTATCAATAAATGTGACAAGCCAGAAGTGGATGTTCAGAAGGTAAAGAGCGCACTGGGAGCCGAGGGTATCTttctggaagaggatggtggtgatATTCCGAGCGTACGTGTCTCGGCCCTGAGGAAAACGGGTCTCGACGCATTAGTGGAAACCTTGTCGACGCTAGCAGAAATCAGGGATTTGAGAGCGAGAAGGGACGGGAAAGCAGAGGGCTACGTGCTTGAGTCAAGGGTGGATAAAGGCAGAGG GAACGTCGCTTCAGTGCTGATCACCAAGGGCGCATTGCGCACTGGAGCATCCATTGTTGCTGGTCACACATGGTGTCGCGTCCGTCAAATGCAAGATGACAAGGGAAAGCCATTACGCGAGGCTTTGCCAGGCACTCCTGTCTTCGTCACTGGTTGGAAAGATCTGCCTAGTGCTGGCGATGAGCTCCTTGAAGCAAAATCTGGCGAAGACGAGGCGAAGAAAGCTGTCGGCAATCGAAAACGAGACGAAGAGAGGAAACGACTCTTGGCGGATGTTGAGCAAATCAATGCGAAAcgcaaggaagaaagacaaCGACTAGAAGCAGAAGCTGCGGCTGCAGCCGAGGCTGTGGAGACAGGGAAAGACATCTCAGTCAATGTGCACAACAAGAAACCCGAATTCAAAACTTTGAACCTTTTGATCAAGGCGGATGTTAGCGGCACCGTGGAGGCTGTCGTCGGTTCCTTAGAACACATCGGAAACAAGGAAGCAGGAGTAAAAATCATCCATACAGGGGTTGGTGAAATATCGGAATCAGACGTTTCATTGGCGGAGGCTTCCGGAG CAACCATAATAGGATTCAATGTTACTGCGCCTCGGGCTATTCAAACTATTGCCAAGAATGCCAACGTTTCTCTCCAATTGGAATCCGTCATTTACCGTTTGATTGACAAGGTCCGCTCGGATGTTGCatcgcttcttcctcctactGTCGAATACTCTGTTAAGGGCGAAGCTACGGTTCTACAGCTTTTTTCAATAAATCTCAAGCGAAAACAAACTGTCACGATTGCAGGGTGTCGGGTGAACAACGGAGTCATCGACCGCACCGAAGGCGTCAGAGTTTTAAGAGGGCCAGAAAGAAAAGTGGTCTACGAGGGGTCTATCGAGACTCTGAAGCATCTGAAGAAAGATGTGCAAGAAGTCAGAAAAGGCATGGAATGCGGCATCGCTCTTGAAGGATTTGTGGATATAAGGGAAGCAGATGAAGTTGTCACTGTTGTCAAGGTCGAAGTACCAAGGGAACTTTGA
- a CDS encoding saccharopepsin, with protein sequence MKTSAILIAALSAAASVEAGIHRMKLEKQAPPSTSLTGAFSPPPELEAKWLASKYLGQEYTEQMPFGGFGGAGKKFKSGNKHTKHPEQEDEDRYWAQMVDQTAHSQMIDVLKGGHGVPLSNFMNAQYFATVELGTPFQTFKVVLDTGSSNLWVPSVKCTSIACFLHNKYDSSQSSTYKANGSDFEIHYGSGSLEGFISQDTLSIGDLVVKKQDFAEATKEPGLAFAFGKFDGILGLGYDTISVNHIVPPFYNMLNQHLLDEPVFSFRLGSSDEDGGEAIFGGIDDSAYSGKLAYVPVRRKGYWEVELESISFGDEELELENTGAAIDTGTSLIVMPTDVAELLNKEIGAEKSWNGQYTVDCNTVSSLPELAFTFGGKDYTLSADDYILNAGGTCISSFTGMDIPAPIGPLWIVGDVFLRKYYTVYDLGRNAVGFAESK encoded by the exons ATGAAGACATCCGCCATCCTTATTGCTGCGTTGTCTGCCGCCGCCTCAGTCGAGGCCGGCATCCACAG AATGAAACTAGAGAAGCAGGCTCCGCCCTCGACTTCTCTCACTGGCGCCTTTTCCCCTCCTCCAGAGCTAGAGGCGAAATGGCTCGCATCCAAATACCTTGGCCAGGAGTACACGGAACAGATGCCTTTCGGGGGTTTCGGCGGTGCTGGCAAGAAGTTCAAATCTGGAAATAAGCATACCAAGCATCCCGAacaggaagatgaagatagGTATTGGGCTCAAATGGTCGATCAGACGGCTCATAGTCAAATGATTGACGTGTTGAAAGGTGGACACGGTGTCCCCTTGTCCA ACTTCATGAATGCCCAGTACTTCGCTACCGTCGAATTAGGTACACCCTTCCAGACCTTTAAAGTTGTCCTTGACACCGGCTCGTCTAATCTTTGGGTGCCAAGTGTTAAATGCACCAGTATCGCCTGCTTC CTTCATAACAAGTATGACAGTTCTCAGTCCTCGACATACAAGGCCAATGGCTCTGATTTCGAGATTCACTACGGCTCTGGCTCTCTCGAGGGCTTTATCTCTCAGGATACTCTTTCCATTGGCGATCTCGTCGTCAAAAAGCAGGATTTTGCAGAGGCTACTAAGGAGCCGGGGCTTGCTTTTGCCTTTGGCAAATTTGACGGCATCCTTGGTTTAGGATACGACACTATTTCTGTTAACCACATTGTGCCCCCCTTCTACAATATGCTTAACCAGCATCTTCTGGACGAGCctgtcttttccttccgTCTTGGTTCCTCTGATGAAGACGGTGGTGAAGCAATCTTTGGCGGTATTGACGATTCTGCCTATTCCGGCAAGTTAGCATACGTGCCTGTCAGACGAAAGGGGTACTGGGAAGTTGAACTTGAAAGCATTAGctttggtgatgaggaacTTGAGTTGGAAAACACTGGTGCTGCGATCGATACTGGAACTTCTCTAATTGTGATGCCGACCGATGTCGCTGAATTGCTCAACAAGGA GATCGGTGCTGAAAAATCTTGGAATGGACAATACACTGTTGATTGCAATACCGTTTCTTCGCTTCCTGAACTCGCATTCACTTTCGGGGGTAAGGACTATACGCTTAGTGCCGACGACTACATCCTCAATGCCGGCGGTACCTgtatttcttctttcactgGGATGGATATCCCCGCACCTATTGGCCCTCTTTGGATCGTTGGCGAT GTGTTCCTGCGCAAGTATTACACTGTATATGATCTTGGTAGGAACGCCGTGGGCTTTGCCGAGTCAAAGTAG